In Haloplanus vescus, a single genomic region encodes these proteins:
- a CDS encoding ArdC-like ssDNA-binding domain-containing protein, with translation MATTSDSSVSFEQTDTRSDEMNSTIEQWIDDLVAGVDDAQASEEFQEWLDVQSRFHDYSYRNTLLIKRQCPEATRVTGYRTWQEEFDRHVTEGESAIWIWAPIITKQCPECENSPSYHEDSDCDYDETSPEEWSEGLVGFKPAPVFDVSQTEGEPLPDLDTEATGDAGDLVGRLTGAADELGVTVRIIPEAEWTHGEAKGICEQLSLVGMQPRVEVRDRENDADLARTLIHEYAHALLHFDVDDDTERSKREVEAEAVAYVVGRYCGLDTSGSAFYLAAWESDDPEIVRDRLDRISSTAEELIDVAEDGA, from the coding sequence ATGGCTACGACTAGTGACTCGTCGGTCTCCTTCGAGCAGACCGACACACGATCCGACGAGATGAACAGCACCATCGAACAGTGGATCGACGACCTCGTCGCCGGCGTCGACGACGCGCAGGCCAGCGAAGAGTTCCAGGAGTGGCTCGACGTCCAGAGTCGTTTCCACGACTACTCCTACCGGAACACGCTCCTCATCAAGCGGCAGTGTCCCGAGGCGACCCGGGTGACGGGCTACCGGACGTGGCAGGAAGAGTTCGACCGCCACGTCACGGAGGGGGAGTCGGCCATCTGGATCTGGGCGCCGATCATCACGAAGCAGTGTCCAGAGTGCGAGAACTCGCCGAGCTACCACGAGGACAGTGACTGTGACTACGACGAGACGTCGCCTGAAGAGTGGTCCGAGGGCCTGGTCGGGTTCAAGCCCGCGCCGGTGTTTGACGTCTCTCAGACCGAAGGCGAGCCGCTTCCTGATCTCGACACGGAAGCAACCGGGGACGCCGGCGACCTCGTCGGTCGGCTGACTGGAGCCGCCGACGAACTTGGCGTGACGGTTCGGATTATTCCGGAAGCGGAGTGGACGCACGGCGAGGCGAAAGGCATCTGCGAGCAGCTGAGTCTCGTCGGTATGCAACCGCGTGTCGAGGTGCGTGATCGGGAGAACGATGCCGACCTTGCGCGGACGTTGATCCACGAGTACGCCCACGCCCTGCTCCACTTCGACGTCGACGACGACACCGAGCGGTCGAAACGCGAAGTCGAAGCCGAGGCGGTCGCGTACGTCGTCGGGCGGTACTGTGGGTTAGATACCAGCGGGTCGGCGTTCTACTTGGCCGCGTGGGAGTCGGACGATCCCGAGATCGTTCGCGACCGTCTCGACCGGATCAGTTCCACAGCAGAAGAGCTCATCGACGTAGCCGAAGACGGCGCTTGA
- a CDS encoding DUF6610 family protein, protein MSLDLSPDSSTASDIAAARQADQIAFLHRAPFVADALALGFLPGFREDCGYQADQYQNLEIPVGMLDNDFRNPDLERFVDCFFEHEPQVGVIGDIYEPDAVDAHIAAAREIQASYPEAELIVVPKSRAVIDAIPETLVLGYSRGYADRLAHEFSDPADWRGRRVHILGGSPPKQLNAIRQLTRPTLTDEPPADIVGVDWNGLHRGAQFGEFWTADGWDDSGRDADHVTVRKTVRHSLARVREFWRGHGIWPETTPEDEGLNVEYEGPSPAVLEDAVCTECGTNVWRTRRGPYVAEYDTGAICGYCSYECYFSHRHRNNLEEIAGEQSVYLPPA, encoded by the coding sequence ATGTCCCTCGATTTGAGTCCAGACTCCAGCACGGCTAGCGACATCGCTGCTGCCAGACAGGCAGACCAGATAGCGTTCCTGCATCGAGCCCCATTCGTCGCTGATGCGTTGGCCCTCGGGTTTCTCCCCGGGTTTCGAGAAGACTGTGGGTATCAGGCAGACCAGTACCAGAACCTCGAGATTCCGGTGGGGATGCTCGATAACGACTTCCGCAATCCCGACCTGGAACGATTCGTCGATTGCTTCTTCGAGCACGAGCCACAGGTCGGTGTCATCGGCGACATCTACGAACCAGATGCCGTCGACGCCCACATCGCTGCCGCTCGCGAGATCCAAGCGAGCTACCCCGAGGCCGAGCTCATCGTCGTTCCGAAGTCGCGGGCGGTGATCGATGCGATACCCGAGACCCTCGTCCTCGGATATTCACGGGGATACGCCGACCGCCTGGCCCACGAGTTCTCCGACCCAGCCGATTGGAGAGGACGACGCGTCCATATCCTCGGCGGGAGTCCGCCCAAGCAGCTCAACGCCATTCGACAGCTGACCAGACCGACACTCACGGACGAGCCACCAGCCGACATCGTCGGCGTCGACTGGAACGGGCTACATCGTGGCGCACAGTTCGGTGAGTTCTGGACGGCCGACGGCTGGGACGACAGCGGTCGCGACGCCGACCACGTCACCGTCCGAAAAACAGTGCGCCACAGCCTCGCTCGCGTCCGTGAGTTTTGGAGGGGCCACGGGATCTGGCCCGAAACGACACCGGAAGACGAGGGGCTCAACGTCGAGTACGAGGGACCGAGTCCTGCCGTTCTCGAGGACGCCGTCTGTACCGAGTGCGGGACGAACGTCTGGCGAACTCGCCGCGGCCCGTACGTGGCCGAATACGATACCGGCGCAATCTGTGGATACTGCAGCTACGAGTGCTACTTCAGCCACCGTCACCGAAACAACCTGGAGGAGATCGCCGGCGAGCAGAGCGTCTACCTCCCGCCGGCGTGA
- a CDS encoding type IV toxin-antitoxin system AbiEi family antitoxin domain-containing protein: MSTIEQTQNIRQGLSTRESRLLAQLAGAGHQIISVDDIETTLEVPPNTAREIASRLTEKGWLDRLFSGTYLIIPLTAGEEAVYTTHEYLIAAHVAEPMYIGYYSALSHHGLTEQVPRTVYVVTPTRAQSREIHGVPYRVTTVTERKFFGFEPTSIEGTTVQVSNLEKTLVDCADHPEFCGGLRELATAMRTADDRGCDWDTVGEYLERLDNGAATKRIVYLADQLGIGLPAREELVASFTSGYSLLDPTRPDTGSTDSTYRLRINVEPATLEPTES; encoded by the coding sequence ATGAGTACCATAGAGCAAACACAAAATATACGCCAGGGTCTCTCGACTCGAGAAAGTCGACTCCTTGCACAACTCGCTGGCGCGGGTCACCAAATCATCTCCGTCGACGACATCGAGACGACGCTGGAGGTCCCCCCAAATACCGCCCGCGAGATCGCCTCCCGACTCACCGAGAAGGGCTGGCTCGACCGGCTCTTCTCGGGCACGTATCTCATCATTCCACTCACAGCCGGCGAGGAAGCCGTGTACACCACCCACGAGTACCTCATCGCCGCCCACGTCGCCGAGCCAATGTACATCGGCTACTACAGCGCCCTCAGCCACCACGGGCTGACCGAACAGGTTCCCCGGACGGTGTACGTCGTCACGCCGACCCGAGCGCAAAGCCGAGAGATCCACGGTGTCCCGTACCGCGTCACGACAGTCACCGAGCGGAAGTTCTTCGGCTTTGAGCCGACATCCATCGAAGGCACGACCGTTCAGGTCAGCAACCTGGAGAAGACGCTGGTCGACTGTGCGGACCACCCCGAGTTCTGTGGTGGCCTTCGAGAACTTGCAACCGCGATGCGCACCGCCGACGACCGGGGCTGCGACTGGGACACCGTCGGCGAGTACCTCGAACGCCTCGACAACGGCGCGGCGACCAAGCGGATCGTCTACCTCGCCGATCAGCTCGGCATCGGCCTCCCCGCCCGCGAGGAACTCGTCGCGTCGTTCACGAGTGGCTACTCGTTGCTGGACCCGACGCGACCCGACACCGGATCGACCGACAGTACGTATCGCCTCCGAATCAACGTCGAGCCAGCCACGCTGGAGCCGACGGAGTCCTGA